A window of the Citrus sinensis cultivar Valencia sweet orange chromosome 9, DVS_A1.0, whole genome shotgun sequence genome harbors these coding sequences:
- the LOC127899874 gene encoding ATP synthase subunit 9, mitochondrial, with protein sequence MARLLELYPHEEWMRYKRPAKSMLEGAKLMGAGAATIASAGAAVGIGNVFSSLIHSVARNPSLAKQSFGYAILGFALTEAIATEKI encoded by the exons ATGGCCCGACTACTGGAGTTATATCCCCACGAAGAATGGATGA GGTATAAGAGACCCGCCAAGTCGATGTTAGAAGGTGCAAAATTAATGGGTGCCGGAGCTGCTACAATTGCTTCAGCGGGAGCTGCTGTCGGTATTGGAAACGTGTTCAGTTCTTTGATCCATTCCGTGGCACGAAATCCATCATTGGCTAAACAATCATTTGGTTATGCCATTTTGGGCTTTGCTCTAACCGAAGCTATTGCAACTGAGAAAATctga